The window TGATTCGCTTCATACGTGCCCGGCACATAAAGTGCCATTACCTGGGTATGATCAAGATCGGGAAGAAGGGAGTTACCAGGTACGGTTTTGAAGGGAAGGAACTCACCGCCCGGGCACTGATCAATCTGCTTGAAGCCAGGGGTGAAGCCAGAAGGAGCCGCAAGCTTGGTTGTCAGTATATTACCGCTGACGTTCGCTTTGCGGGCACAGATGTACGTCTCTATTTTGTGAAGAGAAAAAAGGAGTCCTGGAATGGAATAATGACGACCAACCTCTCCCTGGAGTTCCTGGAAGCCTATCGGATTTATGCCATGCGCTGCTCCCTCGAGGTCTTCTTCAAGGAAACCAAGGGATTGCTGGGTATGGGCAAGTGCCAGTCCCGGAACTTTGCTGCGCAGCTTGCCGCAACCACGATCACGGCCTTGCAATACAATTTGCTTTCCCTGGCCAAAAGGTTCACCAGTTATGAGACCATTGGCGGAATCTTCAGGGATGTGCAACACTCTGGCATGGAGCTCTCCGTAACGGAGAGGATATGGGGTATTATCCTCGAAATGGTGAAAATCATGACCGGGATCTTCTCCATTGAAGAGGAAGAGATCTTCGATGCAATCATTAATAAATCGGATAATCTGGCTCACTTTATCAACTTTTATGAACTAAAATCGGCAAGTTAGCAACTTGCGAAACTTGAATAATTAATTTCTCCGGCTGCATAAACCACATTCGTTTACCGTCCTCAAATCGATCAAAACTTTCCAGAGATAATCAGGTAGTTAATTTGTAGCTCTAATAAATAGCCATCCGTTGATTTTATATTTATATAGCGTAATTTTCCTACGATAATCGCGTTTATATTTTATTGTATGAGATTTTATTTGTACATTTGCACCGTACAATAGATAAAATCAACGATTATGATAGCAGAGTTCAGCATTGAGAATTTTTTCTCCATTAAATCAACTCAGAAAATCAGTTTTGAGCCATCGGCAGATACTTTTATGTCTGATGAATATTCGTATGAAGTTAAGGACGGGGTAAGATTGCTGAAAGTGGGAATCATCTACGGTGCCAACGCTTCCGGTAAAACGAATATATTAAATGCCATCGAATTTTTCAAGATGCTGGTTTTGAGAATGCCTAAAGACAGGACTGAGAAAACCGGGGTTGTCCCTTTCATGTTGGATGACACTTCAAGAAACGAAAAGACAAAGATGTCAATGGTGTTCTATATCAATCAGTCAAAGTACATCCTTAGTTTTGAATTGGATGCAAAGCATATCTATTCCGAGACATTGATTGTTTATGATTCCATTCGCCCGACCAAGCTGTATAACCGAAGTTATGATGCTGCGACAGATTCCTCGACTATCGACTTTGGCGTAAATCTGAAAATGACAAAGAAAAGCCAGGATGTAATTTCCGGCAACACTATCAATAATTGCAGTGTGCTTGCCGCATTTGGTAAAAGCAACGTAGAACGGACAAGGCTGAATGATGTGTACGATTATTTTGCCAAGCAGGTAAAAGATGTACTGGCACCCGGTATGTTGCTTTCGGGATATGTCAAATCACGATTGGATAAAGACGAGGCAGGAGATTTGAAGAAATTCATTTTAAATTTCCTGAAAGCGTCCGATTTCAATATAGAAGATGTGGTATTACATGAAGAGGAAGAGCTGATTACCCCTGAATTGGAACAACTGATTCAGAATGCCCCTATTGATAAAGATGCAAAGGCTGAAATGCTTAGAAAGGGGAAAATTACAAATACGGAACTGACCTTCAAGCATAAGGCGGGCGATAAAGTATATGATTTGTCGGAAGAATACGAGTCCAATGGCACCATGAGGTTCTTGGGAATGGCGGTGATACTGAATTTCCTGTTAAAGACCAATCGGTTTGTACCCATTGATGAAGTGGAGACAAGTATTCATTATGAACTGTTGGCTTATTTCCTGAAAGTCTTTCTGGCAAACAGTAACGGAACATCCCAAATGCTCCTTACCACACACGACATCAATCTTCTCAACGAGGATTTCATTCGCCGTGATACGATATGGTTCACCGACAAAGACGAATTTGGCGAAACTAAAATAGTACGCCTGTCTTCTTTGGGACTGCATAAGAATCTTTCCCCATACAATGCTTACAAGCAGGGAAAATTGGTAAAGTTGCCGTTCTTGGGTAGCCAGTATATCAACCTAAATGACTAATGATATGGGGCGGACAGTAACAAAAAGTATCGCCATCATAGGCGAGGGAGAAACGGAATGGTTTTATTTCGATTCTCTGAGGATTGCGTGTCGCTATCCTTTCAAAGTTGCGCCTGACTTTCCGCAGCACAGTGACATAAAACATATTCTGAAATTAGTAAAGTCCTATCTTAACAAGCAGTATGATTATATCGTTTGCCTGTTTGATATGGACAGACTATTTCAGTTTCCATCCGAAATGCAACTGTACCAACGAGCAAAGAAAGAGTATAGCAAGAAGAAATATGCCGGAAAGGTGATGTTTATAGAAACGAATCCTTGCACGGAATTTTGGTTTCTGCTCCACTTCTTGCCTAATGTGGCCTGTCGGCGATATGAAAGTTACGACCAACTGCTTCCCGAATTGCAGAAATATATGCCGGGGTATGAAAAGACAAAACGGTATTTCATACGCACCAACCTCTATAAATACCTGACAGAGAATGGCGATTTGGAACGGGCAATGTCAAATTCAGAAAAATTGAGTCAACTCTGCAAGGAATCGCCAGAGGATTTGAAGGCATATTCGGAGATTTATAAAGTGATAAAATTATTGAATAATTTGATAATATAATATGCTATAGATGAGTCCACTCCGAAAAGTCGGCGGGACAATTTAGTTGATAATTCTTTTGTACAATAAATTTTATAAAGCAGGTGAAATTCACCCAAAAAGTTCTTTGAAATATTTGCGTATATCATTATTATTCATTATCTTAGCGGTGTCTAAAACTGCATGAAATGTTTAAAAAATCAGACATCCATACTCAATTGGATCTGTTTTCTTCGCCAACGGAGTACTTTAGGGACTCCAAGAGGAAGAAATTCCTAAAAGAGGACTCCTGGCATAACCAGTTCAGAAAACAGGTTGTAATGCGAGTAGATGAGTCCATTTTCAGTGTGCTCTATACAGAAGGTAATGGCGCTCCCAATGCTTCCATACGCGTTTTGATCGGCATGATGATCCTCAAAGAGGGCTAAGGCTGGAGCGACGAACAGTTGTTCGAGAACTGTCAGTACAATCTTTTGGTACGCAGCGCTTTAGGATTAATGTCGCTGGAAGACGCCGAACCGGTACCCTCCACTTATTATCTGTTCCGCCGCAAGCTGGTGGAATATGCCAGGGAGCACGGTGAAGACTTGTTCAAAAAATGCCAGGCCCAAATTACCAGGGATCAGATACTGGAGTTCGAGGTAAGCGGCAAGCAGGTACGCATGGACAGCAAGCTGATCGGCAGCAACATCGCCTGGTACTCGCGTTACGAGCTGGTTCACGAGACCCTCCGCCTCTTTATCGCTGAAAGAGAGGAGCATATCTTTAAAAAGAGTCTTTCCAAAGAGATGTTTTCCCTGATTGAAAGCATCAGGAGTGAAAAGGGAAACAAGGTGGTATATCGCAGCACCAAGGCTGAGATCGACAGCCGCTTTGTAGAATTGGGCAAGCTGATGTACCGCTTTATCGAACTTTTCAAAAGATATGACTACGGGATGTACGGGACACTTAAGACTGTCTTGGAACAGCAATACGTGGTAAGCAGCGATAAAACCATCCTCCCTCTTGAAAATGAGAAGGTCAGCGCCAAATCCATCCAGTCGCCCCACGACACCGACTGCCACTACCGCGACAAGGACGGCAACAAGGTCAAGGGGTACTCGGTGAACATCACCGAGACATGCGATCAGGAACGTGACGGTCAAGAGGCGGCGTTGAACCTGATCACCGACACGCGGGTAAAGGAGGTTTCAGCCCCGGACAACGGTTTCTTTCAGCAAGCCCTGGAACAGACACGGGAAGTAATAACCGGCGAGATCGAGAAGGTGCATGCCGACGGGGCTTACAACAGTGCCGAGAACCGGGAGTACTGCCAAAGCGATGAAAGCGGCATCGACATGGTGATCACTGCCATTCAGGGAGCGATGCCGAGATATGACATCCGCCTGGATGAACATGACGATAGCAACCTGATAGTCAAAGATAACAAGACGGGGGAACTAGTACAATCGTACCCGGTAAAACCCCGGGGAGACAAGACGAAAAGGAAATGGAGGATCAAAACTGAAAAAGGAGATTATCGGTATTTCGATGAGGATAGCCTTCGGGTTTCCGCTTTAAGGCAGAAACTCAAGAAAATCCCGATAGAGGAAACCAATATCAGGAACAATGTCGAAGCGAGTATTTTCCAGTTAGGTTACCATTACTCCAACGACAAGAGCCGATACAGAAGCCTTGCCAAGCATAAACTATGGGCTTACTCCCGCTCATTGTGGATAAACTTCGTCAGAATAGTGAGATATATCACGCAAATATGTCAAAGAGCACTTTTTGGGCAAAAATTGCCTCAGGATATAGCTAATTTATGTTTCAATATGTACATTATTGTAAATATATTCTTAGTCAATAAAAGTAATCACATTTTTCCGGCGAAACTGCGTTTTTCAGTAATTTGAAAAAACGGGGTTTTCAGAGCGGACTCAACTATATTTGAGAAATAAATCAATTGTTTTCCGTGATATGAACAACTTATTTCTTTTAAATGATCGAGGAGGCCCATTCTGATGAAACGCATACTAATTCTAATTGATTACTCCAGTGAATTTAGCCGCCGTCTGCTGAAAGGATTAATCCAGTACTCGAACGACCATGGGCCATGGATATTTTATCGTCTGCCCACCTACTATAAAACATTGTACGGCAAAGAGGGTATCGTGGAATGGGCGAAAGAGTGGAAAGCCGATGCCATCATTGCCCGGTGGGACCACGAAGACACGAACCTACTGGCCACGTTAAACATCCCCATCATCCTCCAGAACTACAAATCCCGGAGCCCCTATTTCTCGAACCTCACCGGTGACTACATTGGCACGGGCGAAATGGCTGCACGCTTTTTCATTAAAAGGCGTTACCGCAACCTTGCATATTATGGTAACAAAGGGGTGATATGGTCGCGGGAGCGAGGCGAAGGGTTTCGGCGGGAAGCAGAAAAGGC of the Petrimonas mucosa genome contains:
- a CDS encoding transposase codes for the protein MSDKELESRFTKDRDEASPVVTRAKEYGESKIQLMITMIKRAINKGIRFDYLLADSWFTCSEVIRFIRARHIKCHYLGMIKIGKKGVTRYGFEGKELTARALINLLEARGEARRSRKLGCQYITADVRFAGTDVRLYFVKRKKESWNGIMTTNLSLEFLEAYRIYAMRCSLEVFFKETKGLLGMGKCQSRNFAAQLAATTITALQYNLLSLAKRFTSYETIGGIFRDVQHSGMELSVTERIWGIILEMVKIMTGIFSIEEEEIFDAIINKSDNLAHFINFYELKSAS
- a CDS encoding AAA family ATPase yields the protein MIAEFSIENFFSIKSTQKISFEPSADTFMSDEYSYEVKDGVRLLKVGIIYGANASGKTNILNAIEFFKMLVLRMPKDRTEKTGVVPFMLDDTSRNEKTKMSMVFYINQSKYILSFELDAKHIYSETLIVYDSIRPTKLYNRSYDAATDSSTIDFGVNLKMTKKSQDVISGNTINNCSVLAAFGKSNVERTRLNDVYDYFAKQVKDVLAPGMLLSGYVKSRLDKDEAGDLKKFILNFLKASDFNIEDVVLHEEEELITPELEQLIQNAPIDKDAKAEMLRKGKITNTELTFKHKAGDKVYDLSEEYESNGTMRFLGMAVILNFLLKTNRFVPIDEVETSIHYELLAYFLKVFLANSNGTSQMLLTTHDINLLNEDFIRRDTIWFTDKDEFGETKIVRLSSLGLHKNLSPYNAYKQGKLVKLPFLGSQYINLND
- a CDS encoding RloB family protein; amino-acid sequence: MGRTVTKSIAIIGEGETEWFYFDSLRIACRYPFKVAPDFPQHSDIKHILKLVKSYLNKQYDYIVCLFDMDRLFQFPSEMQLYQRAKKEYSKKKYAGKVMFIETNPCTEFWFLLHFLPNVACRRYESYDQLLPELQKYMPGYEKTKRYFIRTNLYKYLTENGDLERAMSNSEKLSQLCKESPEDLKAYSEIYKVIKLLNNLII